From Hymenobacter sediminicola:
ACAACCGTTGAAGCACTTGCTTTTGCGGCTTGGCAACGCAACCAGCGGCACTACAAAGCCGGCAGAAACAGCATAGAACATGTCTCGTACTATTCGCATCGGCACCCGCGGCAGCAAGCTGGCGCTGTGGCAGGCTCACCACGTAGCAGACTGCCTGCAGCAGGCCGGCTTGGCCACTGAAATTGTCATCATCACCACTAAAGGTGACGTGGTGCTGGACCGCTCCCTCGATAAAATCGGGGCGAAGGGCGTGTTCACGGAAGAACTGGAGGTTGGGCTACGCACGGGGCACATTGATATTGCCGTGCATAGCGCCAAAGATGTGCAAAGCTCCATCCCCGAGGACTTGGAGCTACTGGCATTTATGGAGCGGGAACAGGTAAATGACGTGGTGGTAAGCTTCCACGCTGACCTTGACCTGCAGCGGCCCGGCTTGGTACTAGGCACCAGCAGCACCCGCCGCAAAGCCATGCTGAAGCGGTTTCTGCCCAATGCCACTACTGCTGAAGCCCGTGGCAACCTCCAGACCCGCCTGCGTAAGCTGGAAGAAGGGCAGTACGATGCTCTGGTGCTGGCCTACGCTGGCGTGCACCGTATGAACTACGACGGTCTTATCCGCCACGTGCTGCCTGAAACCCGGTTTGTGCCGGCTACGGGGCAGGGCAGTGTAGCCATCGAATGCGCGCGAAGCCTGGAGCCAACACTCAAAGCCGAGTTGCACCACGCCCTCGACCACCCCGCCACACACTTGTGCCTAGCTGCCGAACGAGCTTTTCTGCGCACCATGGAGGGCGGCTGCAGCATTCCATCCTTCGCTCTGGCCACGCTGGATGCCGCCGCTGGTACTGTGCACCTACACGGCGGCCTCATTAGCCTAGATGGGGAGCAGTTTATTGAAGAAATGCAGCACGCTGAAGCCAGCCAAGTAGAGGCTTTGGGAATACGGGTAGCCGAAAGCGTACTGGCTCGTGGCGGCCAGCAGATTTTGGAAACCATCCGGCTGCAGCGGAACGAAAGCGCCGCCTAGGATTCTACTGTTCGACTATTCGGAGCAATAAAAGAGCCCTGCTACCAAGGTAGCAGGGCTCTTTTATTGAAAGCATGTACTGATTTATGCCGACTTTGAGTTGCGTCCGAACAGGGCATAAAGCAGAAGTGCGAAAACAGCGCCGCTAGTATCAGCTAACATGTCCTTCTGCGCGTCCCAGATGTCACCCTGGCTACCGAGGAAGGCGGCACCGGCATCGCCACCGGCTACTTCCGCATATACCCATTCAATCAACTCGTAGGCCATGGCCACTGTGCCAATTACGCATAGCGGAAATAGGTAGCTGATGGTTCGGTTACGAATGGTACCGTAGCGGTCCGTTAGTTCAATGATAGCATAAGCGTAAAATCCGACGGAGAAGTGTGCCACCCGGTCATACATGTTGCGTTTGAAGCCAAATAGCTGATTAAACCAGTCAAAGGGTACTTTCTCGAATGTGTAGTGGCCGCCTATAGTGTGCATAAAAATCAGCACGCTCATAAGCGCGTAGGCGAGGTTAGAAAACCGGGTGCCGCGCACGTACAGCACCACCAAGGCTAGTACAATCAGAAAAATCGGCACGTTCTCGGCCCACCACGTGCCCCGCTCGGCGGGGCTGATACCCAGCACCACAAATTCAAGCAGATATACAGCCAGCAGCAGCTTTGGGAACCAGTGCGACGAGGCCGCAGCCGGCATAATGAGGGAAGATGTGGAGTTCATGCAGGAGAAATTAAGCGCAATACTGGCGCACCATACGGCGTTTTGGCACGCAAGGCGAAACGGATGAAGAAATATAGTGCTTTAGGGCTATGCTTCTTTTTGCCCGAACAGTGCAGCATTAGCCCTGATACCCGGTAAACGTCTTAATTTCGCCGCCCAACCTCTGTGTGTTTTTCTATGCTTTCCGTTTCTCGTGTTTCTGCGCTGCTGAGCGCCCTGTTGCTCCTGCTGACTTCTATGGCTGTTGCCGCCAAGGCGCCCAAACCCAGTAAAAAAGACCAGCTTGTAACCATCAGTACTTCGCTCGGCGACATCAAGATGATTCTTTTTGATGCTACGCCTCAGCACAAGGCCAACTTCCTGAAGCTGGCGGAAAGCGGCTTCTACAACGGGACTACCTTTCACCGGATCATCCCCAACTTCATGGTGCAGGGTGGCGATGCCAATTCCAAAGACGCCGACCCCGCCAATGATGGCATGGGCCAGCCCAACGAGCAAACCATCCCGGCTGAAATCCGGCCGGAACTGAAGCACAAGTTTGGCGCGCTGGCTGCTGCCCGCCAAGGCGACTTCGTGAATCCACAGCGCGCTAGTAGTGCGTCGCAGTTCTACCTCGTGCAGAACCACCAAGGTACTTCTCACCTTGATGGGCAGTACACAGTGTTTGGGCAAGTGGTGAGTGGGCTTGATGTAATCGATAAGATTGCCACGCAGCCCAAAGATGACCGTGACCGGCCCCTGACTGATCTTAAAATGACGGTGAAAGTAGAGAAGCTGAAGAAGAAAAAAATCACGGAACTCTACGGCTACGCCTATTAGCGCCGCCTGCTTTTCTAGCCTAGAGTGGCTGCCACTATGCGAATTCTCGTCACCGGAACCAACGGCCTGCTAGGGCAGAAGCTGGTAGCACTTCTGCGCAACCAGCCAGAAATAGAACTGGTTGCCACTTCTCGCGGCCCTAATAAGCTGGCAGCACTGTATCCGGAAGTGCAGTTTTTGTCACTGGATGTGACCAGCAAGTCAGAGGTTTCGCGGCTGATAGCGCAGGTGCAGCCCACTCACCTCATCCACACCGCCGCCATGACCAATGTGGACGAGTGTGAACTGAACCGCGAAGCGTGCTGGCTACACAACGTCACGGCGGTAGAGCATCTGGTGGCGGCCTGCGAGGCGCACCACGTGCATCTGACCTTTCTAAGTACTGATTTCGTGTTCAGTGGCGAGCAGGGGCCGCTGGCTGAAGGTGCGTTACCAGCGCCTGTCAATTTTTATGGCGAAAGCAAAGTGGCGGCCGAGGAAATTGTGCAAGCTAGCCGCATACCCTGGGCCATTGTGCGTACGGTGCTCGTGTACGGCACGGCCCACAACTATGGCCGCACCAATATTGTGCTTTGGGTACGCGACTCGCTCCGGGCCGGCCGCCACATCCAAGTAGTCAACGACCAGTTTCGCACTCCTACGCTAGCCGAAGATCTGGCGCAGGGCTGCTGGCTGGTAGCCCGCCAGCACGCTACCGGTATCTACCACATCAGCAGCGACGAACTGCTGACGCCTTATCAAATGGCACTTCGGGTGGCAGCATATTTCCAGTTGGATACGTCTCTCATTTCGGAAGTGAATGCCAGCACGTTTTCGCAGCCTGCCCAGAGGCCGTTGCGTACGGGCTTTGTTATCAGCAAAGCACAGCAGGAATTAGGCTATCAGCCTCATTCTTTCGATGAGGGAATTGCACTGCTGGCAAAACAAGTAAAATAGCAGGAAGCTGGCCCTAGAAGCATTATTGCTAAACGCAAAAACCCCGCAAGCAAAGCCAGCGGGGTTTTCACACACCTATTGCAACATTGTTCACCAGTTAGCTTTGCTCCCTTAGCAAAACCAACCTTTATAAAAAA
This genomic window contains:
- a CDS encoding peptidylprolyl isomerase, producing the protein MLSVSRVSALLSALLLLLTSMAVAAKAPKPSKKDQLVTISTSLGDIKMILFDATPQHKANFLKLAESGFYNGTTFHRIIPNFMVQGGDANSKDADPANDGMGQPNEQTIPAEIRPELKHKFGALAAARQGDFVNPQRASSASQFYLVQNHQGTSHLDGQYTVFGQVVSGLDVIDKIATQPKDDRDRPLTDLKMTVKVEKLKKKKITELYGYAY
- the hemC gene encoding hydroxymethylbilane synthase; the protein is MSRTIRIGTRGSKLALWQAHHVADCLQQAGLATEIVIITTKGDVVLDRSLDKIGAKGVFTEELEVGLRTGHIDIAVHSAKDVQSSIPEDLELLAFMEREQVNDVVVSFHADLDLQRPGLVLGTSSTRRKAMLKRFLPNATTAEARGNLQTRLRKLEEGQYDALVLAYAGVHRMNYDGLIRHVLPETRFVPATGQGSVAIECARSLEPTLKAELHHALDHPATHLCLAAERAFLRTMEGGCSIPSFALATLDAAAGTVHLHGGLISLDGEQFIEEMQHAEASQVEALGIRVAESVLARGGQQILETIRLQRNESAA
- a CDS encoding SDR family oxidoreductase; the protein is MRILVTGTNGLLGQKLVALLRNQPEIELVATSRGPNKLAALYPEVQFLSLDVTSKSEVSRLIAQVQPTHLIHTAAMTNVDECELNREACWLHNVTAVEHLVAACEAHHVHLTFLSTDFVFSGEQGPLAEGALPAPVNFYGESKVAAEEIVQASRIPWAIVRTVLVYGTAHNYGRTNIVLWVRDSLRAGRHIQVVNDQFRTPTLAEDLAQGCWLVARQHATGIYHISSDELLTPYQMALRVAAYFQLDTSLISEVNASTFSQPAQRPLRTGFVISKAQQELGYQPHSFDEGIALLAKQVK
- a CDS encoding DUF2238 domain-containing protein, encoding MNSTSSLIMPAAASSHWFPKLLLAVYLLEFVVLGISPAERGTWWAENVPIFLIVLALVVLYVRGTRFSNLAYALMSVLIFMHTIGGHYTFEKVPFDWFNQLFGFKRNMYDRVAHFSVGFYAYAIIELTDRYGTIRNRTISYLFPLCVIGTVAMAYELIEWVYAEVAGGDAGAAFLGSQGDIWDAQKDMLADTSGAVFALLLYALFGRNSKSA